ttataataagctataagaattattttaaaaagaggataataataataaaaaatatatcaaaatataatacaaataaggtaaatataataatttaagggTACGAATCATATAATCATATGTAAATaaaaggtaatagaactaataaaaaattcAACtccagatgaataaataaaaaaagtaaacacataaaatagtaaaatataaacaagcaataactatagtaaaagaaaaagtaagaaactaacaataaataaaacccgctaaaacaaaccaacataacaaaaaaaaaaactaaaaagtgtcTTAATAAAGGGCTGCATTATATGgataaatatatatcacaatatatttcagtCAATGTGATGTAATtcctatatatataatacaaatgtCTGTACCAACACACttctgaaatattgaaatatgacAATGCGCCCTGTAATAAATGCAGATCAGTGACAGAGACTGTAAATAATGTACACTGAATTattggaaatgtgtttaaaattatATCACAGTGACCTGACATTTtctacagtattgcaatatatatcaatattgaaTTATTGTTTGGCCTATTTAAGAATTTAAGTTGAACTGAAGCAGACTTCTCTCCCTGAACAGAGAACATTGCAATTGGAGCCAGAGCAGTTCAGTCGTCTACATACGATTCAGGACACGCTCAGAATGCTGTAGACGGCAACAGCAATGCAAACTACTGGAAAGGCTCATGCAGTCACACTAGTTATGAGACTGATCCCTGGTGGAGACTGGAGTTGCCTGCAGTCTACAACATAACCTCCGTAACCATCGTTAACCGCGGAGACTGCTGTGGAAAGCGGATAATTGGAGCAGAGATTCGCATCGGAAACACCCTTGAGAACAACGGCAACAGAAACAAACTGTGAGAAGCCTTTACATTAttggaaaaaaatcagaaaaacaagtcgatcaggaaaagcaccgtgtctacatcaacccgtgaattagtattcatggccccgcccacctcagctcgggGCCGCCCAGATAGGTCTGGTTAgagtctcgtcagataggagctaacagcgctaggaacagcatggcaggtCATTCCTgagttatttgtgcaaataacacatcagtattctatgctttacccagtaattcagagctaagaaacaaatgtttagaatttgactatggaggaaaaacaccaccagccaagtgtaaaaatttctttattttgaaacttttctaactgttgtctgactcactgcctcgcagtgtggttagccaatcagaagcaatatgtttgcatatatgaatattcataagcaagggCCGAAATCATATCGCACCCCCCTTTGAGAGATCTTGTGCTGTACATGCTTCATGTAATCTTCGGCTTTTAGTATTTAAGATGCCCCTCGTATTAATGATTAactctttgtatttttttgtatttatttttacagagttGCCGTTATAAACTCCTTCCCATCTGGCGTCACAAATTCATTCAACTTTAAAGCCACTGAGGGACAGTTTGTTAACATTTTCTTACCAGGATCGCGCAAAATACTCACTTTGTGTGAGGTGCAGGTGTTTTcaggtgagagaaagaaaaaagtaagagaaaaaaagaaagaaagaaagaaagaaagaaagaaagaaagaaaaagagaaaaagaaataataacACTCCACAATTGTTTTTGATTGCAGATGAGGAGGTGATCAGTCAGTCTCCTGATTTCTATGGTGAGTGTAGCGCCATTGATCATTCTTGTTGGTTTTATTGCTGTCAATGTTGACGATTTAACACACAcaattaatctgaaaaaaaaaatgatgatagACAATCGTTTTTTATAGTAAATGATGAGGCATTCAGTCAGCCTCTTGGTGTCCACAGTGAGTGTACTGTAGTTCTATTCCATAcaattggtgtggtgcagtggataacaccactacctccCAGTTACCTTTTCATGTGGGAGACATGggtaagactcctaacactacatttggcccacctctgtaatagagtTTATGTATTAGAGTGTCAGCTGAAtgctataaataaatgtaaatcgaAATCTATTGTCTTAAACAACAATGTTTCCCAAGCATGTCCCTGAGGACTACTTACAACTCATGTTATTTCTTTACCCGACTAGCCAGTTGCATGCACATCTGATTGCAGTCTAGTTAAAACGTGGACTGTCCGTATGTCTCTCTAACTTAACTCTAACTTAAAATGTAAACCTACCTAACAGTGGAGgagatgtgctgctctccagtatcaacaacattaCGTTGGTCACTTCCATTAAAGTACCCACTCTACTCCTTCTACAAAGGGGATGAATTTGAAAAACCGAAGTCAGTACTGTTTCAGGATACACCTACCTAACAGGTCTCTGGTGTCTGATGATCTTTGTTTATTATCGTCAACAGACAATATCGCGGTTGGGGCCAAAGCAGTCCAGTCGTCTACAACCCCTACTTTAGGAAACCCTGAGTACGCTGTAGACGGCAACACCGATACAGACTCCAGAAGAGGCTCATGCAGTCACACTCTGACTGAGGCCAATCCCTGGTGGAGGGTTGAGCTGCCTGGCGTCTGCAACGTGACCTCTGTCACCATCGTCAACCGGGAAGACTGCTGTTCCGACAGGATAAAGGGAGCTCAGATTCACATTGGAAACAGCCTCAAGAACAAAGGGAACGACAACaagctgtgagagagagaaattggcTCTCATTATATACTAAATATTCTTGATTATTGATTGTTGTTACAATCAATAATTTATGATTTCTATATTATCGGCCTCTACAGAGTTGCAGTGATTGGCCCCACATTGTCTGAAATCACAATGACGTACAAGTTCAAAGCCACCAGAGGACGGTTTGTTAATATTTTCTTACCAGGAGAAGACAAAATACTCAGTCTGTGTGAGGTGAAGGTGTTTACAGGTAAGAAAGAGTTAGAGTAAGAAATTGCTTGAGAAAGAAAAATCAAGCctgaaaacaacacaaaacagtgAGATAACTCTCTGTTCAAACCATTCATTCCATTGCAGATGAAGAATTCAGCCCAGAAGACTTTCATGTTCATGGTGAGTGTCGTTCAATCTATGACTGGATCCTGTTAAGGCCTTTGGGAACAGCAGAGAGTTATTGTTCTTCCCCAGAGCCTCCAAACCATCTAAAGagctaaatcattaaataaagaaTACAGATGCAGTGTTTCACTACCGTGGAAGGGTAATGATGAGGGAAATGGTGTCCTGTTAAACactttaatcatttaatcaaaGCAGATTAAATTTTACACATTTGCATTTGTATTAAACTACGGTTTATTACTGTTACTTTTACTACTCTTGGATTTTTTGAACTCATGTTAGTGAAGATTTCCAGAGTTATCAAATAGCAAATACAACTTGTGCATGTGTTCCAGTTAGAATTTCCTTTTTAGTACCTGGAATAATATATTCTATCGGAATATATCACCATTGCAATGTGTTTATTTGCAATAGTTGAATTGAGAGTGTTGCAATTTCAAGTGATATTAAACATCATGctacaatatttttgtttctttgcTGGGTCCCAAAAACAAAAGAATGTCAATTCTAAACTCAAATGAGCCAAATTCGAACTCATACATTGATTCAGTGAATAACCTAAGCTAAATGTTCTCCTATGGTTCCTCCTCAGATTATGGTGAGCTGCCCAATCTTGCCCCCAAAGGAAGAGCCACTCAGTCCAGTCTGCTCACCTCTGGGAAGTTCCCAGGCTTCGGTCTCGCCCAAAACGCCATTGATGGGAACCGAAATCCAGACCTGAGGAAGGGCTCCTGCACAGAAACGGAAAAGGAGAGCTCCCCCTGGTGGAGGCTGAACCTGCATCACAGACAGACTGTCTCCTCCGTTGCTCTGACGAACCGAGGAGACTGCTGCGCTGAAAATCTGGACGGTGCCGAGATCCGGATTGGTGATTCCCTAGAGAATGATGGGAAAGATAATCCACTGTAAGTAGAGAAGAGCAGAGGTGTGAGTTAGAAATACTAATTCTTTAAGCCCTGAAAAGAACCACCAATGAGTCGTAGGTGTGGTGTTTGAAGGGTTTAGTGGCGGCTCGCTGGTGCTCAAGGCTGATCCTCGCCACGGTGAGCAGCTGCTCGCCACAGCCATTAACAGAGAAGCAGTCAAGGTCATTTGCGTGCCCCTGCTCCTTAGAATGAACCAGTACTGAATATTAAACTTCTATTCATACTGTATATCAACCAATATCAGGTCTTCtcttttataaaacataaaacgtcTCAGCTGGTCTCACATACCAGCACTGGTGAATAATAGAAGAATGATTAATAATCACACGATTTTACGCCTTAACTAAAAATTTGGTtgatttaaaatcattaaatgaCACATATAGTATTTGGGTACATACAGACAAATGAGACTGGCACCTTTATGATTTAGACAACTTACGTAACATTTGTGGCATTTTTGAATTTTAAAAAGTTAGAAAGTTGGTTCTTCTCtgggctcaaaaaaaaaaaaaaaaaaaacaagatctaTATTTGTTCTCGAA
The sequence above is drawn from the Astyanax mexicanus isolate ESR-SI-001 chromosome 19, AstMex3_surface, whole genome shotgun sequence genome and encodes:
- the si:ch73-359m17.2 gene encoding uncharacterized protein si:ch73-359m17.2 isoform X5, whose translation is MILTVLLLLALLPGPGVTAIRENIAIGARAVQSSTYDSGHAQNAVDGNSNANYWKGSCSHTSYETDPWWRLELPAVYNITSVTIVNRGDCCGKRIIGAEIRIGNTLENNGNRNKLVAVINSFPSGVTNSFNFKATEGQFVNIFLPGSRKILTLCEVQVFSDEEVISQSPDFYDNIAVGAKAVQSSTTPTLGNPEYAVDGNTDTDSRRGSCSHTLTEANPWWRVELPGVCNVTSVTIVNREDCCSDRIKGAQIHIGNSLKNKGNDNKLVAVIGPTLSEITMTYKFKATRGRFVNIFLPGEDKILSLCEVKVFTDEEFSPEDFHVHDYGELPNLAPKGRATQSSLLTSGKFPGFGLAQNAIDGNRNPDLRKGSCTETEKESSPWWRLNLHHRQTVSSVALTNRGDCCAENLDGAEIRIGDSLENDGKDNPLCATVSSIPAGQTEHYICSGLLEGSYVTVVLPGEERTLSLCEVEVFGMPADQCVDAFE